A genomic segment from Marinobacter subterrani encodes:
- a CDS encoding LysR family transcriptional regulator, whose translation MIERNHLEILRAVDLQGSLTAAAERLHLTQSALSHSVRKLEQQLGTDIWVREGRQLRLTQSGEYLLSLANRLLPQMEHAEMLVGQFAKGQRGTLRIGMECHPCYQWLLKVVGPYLEHWPGVDVDVKQKFQFGGIGALFGHDIDMLVTPDPLHRPGLVFEPVFDYEQVLVVGADHPLAGKAWAEPEDLEREVLITYPVEIERLDIYTRFLLPAHTSPARHKTIETTDIMLQMVAAGRGVAALPRWLVEDYGARIPVRPVQLGEAGIPKQIFLGLRERDREVDYLNSFMKLAREVRWR comes from the coding sequence ATGATCGAGCGCAATCATCTGGAGATTCTCCGGGCGGTGGATCTGCAGGGGTCCCTGACGGCGGCTGCCGAGCGGCTGCACCTGACCCAGTCCGCCCTGAGCCATTCTGTTCGCAAGCTGGAACAGCAACTAGGTACCGACATCTGGGTGCGGGAGGGGCGACAGCTCCGGTTGACCCAGTCTGGTGAGTATTTACTTTCGCTCGCCAACAGGCTGTTGCCACAAATGGAGCATGCGGAGATGCTGGTCGGGCAGTTTGCCAAAGGTCAGCGTGGCACGCTGCGCATAGGGATGGAGTGCCACCCCTGTTACCAGTGGCTGCTCAAGGTGGTGGGGCCATACCTCGAGCACTGGCCCGGGGTGGATGTGGATGTGAAGCAGAAGTTCCAGTTCGGCGGCATTGGCGCCCTGTTTGGCCATGATATCGACATGCTGGTGACGCCGGATCCGTTGCACCGGCCGGGGCTGGTCTTTGAGCCGGTGTTTGATTATGAGCAGGTTCTGGTGGTGGGGGCGGATCATCCGTTGGCCGGCAAAGCCTGGGCGGAGCCGGAAGATCTGGAGAGAGAAGTCCTGATTACCTATCCGGTGGAGATTGAGCGGCTGGATATCTACACGCGTTTTCTGCTGCCGGCCCACACCAGCCCGGCGCGGCATAAAACCATCGAAACCACGGACATCATGCTGCAGATGGTGGCCGCCGGTCGGGGGGTGGCGGCATTGCCACGGTGGCTGGTGGAGGACTACGGCGCACGGATTCCGGTGAGGCCGGTGCAGCTTGGTGAGGCGGGTATTCCCAAACAGATCTT